One stretch of Priestia megaterium DNA includes these proteins:
- a CDS encoding GGDEF domain-containing response regulator — MDKYQIALLANVRKQLQEWTDQNEEIPHEEVYRFLHSISGTSATIGLHYLGDRSRELMEAVEKNQKKTWDYSELNTFLLDIIKICYQDEIQSVEDINKPIEISEKTANILLVDDDLSMLMYLKEQFEKQGWYVLATASKEKAITAFYELKPDCFVVDVHMKDGTGFDILSFLRDKTKQLFVPIVMMSVDNQRETRLKAFKLGADDFFVKPLDMEESLLRIGHHIERKQMFNSYLMFDELTGAYNRTYLKEVYSQQLSSYDRLKEPFCLAILDLDFFKRINDQYGHLMGDRVLQAFVEYMKHEIRPTDYIFRYGGEEFILLLPKTNIKEAETVLNRLLDLFVKKVFTHQSNSFYCSFSGGVVEVHNTEWPLEKALHQADEALYIAKESGRQKIVASSQSKLVKKRTLRMAIIDDDSIIRTMLKELLSKIDVGDRYEVKIEVFKDGIEFFESQWIHSSDQYFVILDGMMPKMDGLEVLQKLRQHKRHDQYTVIMLTSRNSEQDIQRALELGADDYMTKPFKLMELEARVRHLMKKVK, encoded by the coding sequence ATGGATAAATATCAAATTGCATTGTTAGCTAATGTCCGCAAGCAGCTGCAAGAGTGGACTGATCAAAATGAAGAAATACCTCATGAAGAGGTCTATCGCTTTTTGCATTCAATTTCTGGAACCTCTGCGACCATTGGACTGCATTATTTAGGAGATCGTTCCCGCGAGTTAATGGAAGCCGTTGAAAAAAACCAGAAAAAAACTTGGGATTACTCAGAGTTGAATACTTTTTTATTAGATATTATTAAAATTTGTTATCAAGATGAAATTCAATCGGTAGAAGATATAAATAAACCGATAGAAATCAGTGAAAAAACAGCTAATATTTTACTTGTGGATGATGATCTTTCAATGCTGATGTATTTAAAAGAACAGTTTGAAAAACAAGGCTGGTACGTATTAGCAACAGCTTCTAAAGAAAAAGCCATTACGGCTTTTTACGAATTAAAGCCGGATTGTTTTGTTGTTGATGTACATATGAAAGACGGTACGGGCTTTGACATTCTTTCATTTTTACGTGATAAAACAAAGCAACTGTTCGTCCCGATTGTCATGATGAGCGTTGATAATCAAAGGGAGACGCGTTTGAAGGCTTTTAAATTAGGGGCCGATGATTTTTTTGTTAAACCTCTTGATATGGAAGAAAGTCTACTTCGAATTGGTCACCATATTGAACGAAAGCAGATGTTTAACTCCTATTTAATGTTTGATGAATTAACAGGAGCCTATAACCGAACGTATTTAAAAGAAGTCTACAGTCAGCAGCTATCTAGCTACGACCGCTTGAAAGAGCCTTTTTGTTTAGCGATTTTAGATTTAGATTTCTTTAAAAGAATAAATGATCAGTATGGACACCTTATGGGAGACCGTGTGCTGCAAGCATTTGTAGAGTATATGAAGCATGAAATTCGTCCAACAGATTACATCTTTAGATATGGAGGCGAAGAATTTATTCTTTTACTTCCAAAAACCAATATAAAAGAGGCAGAAACAGTATTAAATAGACTGTTGGATTTGTTTGTGAAAAAAGTGTTCACACATCAAAGCAATTCGTTTTATTGCAGCTTTTCCGGCGGAGTTGTAGAAGTTCATAACACTGAATGGCCGTTAGAAAAAGCTCTTCATCAAGCTGATGAAGCATTATATATAGCGAAGGAATCAGGGCGTCAAAAAATTGTAGCTTCTTCTCAAAGCAAGCTGGTTAAAAAGCGAACGCTTCGTATGGCTATTATTGATGATGATTCTATCATTCGAACGATGCTGAAAGAGCTTTTAAGTAAGATTGATGTAGGAGATCGCTATGAAGTGAAAATAGAAGTGTTTAAAGACGGCATCGAATTTTTTGAATCCCAATGGATTCACTCTAGTGATCAGTACTTTGTTATTTTAGATGGAATGATGCCTAAAATGGATGGCTTGGAAGTTCTGCAAAAATTAAGACAGCATAAACGTCACGATCAGTACACGGTTATTATGCTTACATCACGAAACAGCGAACAAGATATTCAAAGAGCATTAGAACTTGGGGCAGACGATTACATGACAAAGCCATTTAAGTTAATGGAGCTTGAAGCGCGCGTGCGTCATTTAATGAAGAAGGTGAAATAA
- a CDS encoding HEAT repeat domain-containing protein: MAMSIQVVYVLFGGLLLLLVCFLSYLFIQKARLNAFRAKVESYKESMKESLFIYLYRKDEEHRVEPKNKIELAGVEELLSGFSAAVQGDDILNNITVYAEKAFTPKYKKELHHSRWSVRMNALYAIEDFGITMLTDQLVEMYEKKNSTAAEKNQILKILVKLNRPEFVVYMTHASRPLSEFMYRSLFGTMNSEQFQEFINKFEDLREEIQLPLIDMIGINHKLEYIDFLKVHMKSSSEELRIRSLKSLNALSFPLKIEELTKHLQSDIWQERMMATKLVGKTRDEKGLSLLEQSLKDSHFLVRSNAAQSMMKIPTGTEYLVHVYETTDDKFSKDMAAEWLEKGGITVVE, encoded by the coding sequence ATGGCGATGTCAATTCAAGTGGTATATGTCTTATTTGGCGGATTGCTATTGCTTTTAGTCTGTTTTCTGAGTTATTTATTTATTCAAAAAGCGCGTTTAAACGCTTTTCGAGCAAAAGTAGAATCCTATAAAGAGAGTATGAAAGAATCTCTTTTTATTTATTTATACAGAAAAGATGAAGAGCATCGCGTCGAGCCTAAAAATAAAATAGAGCTGGCGGGTGTAGAAGAACTATTGAGCGGTTTTTCTGCAGCCGTGCAAGGCGATGACATTTTAAATAACATTACGGTCTATGCGGAGAAGGCTTTTACACCCAAATATAAAAAAGAGCTGCATCATTCTAGATGGAGTGTCAGAATGAATGCCCTTTATGCTATTGAAGACTTTGGTATAACTATGCTAACAGACCAATTAGTAGAAATGTATGAGAAAAAAAATAGTACAGCGGCTGAAAAAAATCAAATTTTAAAGATTTTAGTTAAGCTGAACCGTCCTGAGTTTGTTGTGTACATGACGCACGCTTCTAGACCGCTGTCTGAATTTATGTACCGCTCTTTATTTGGAACTATGAACAGTGAGCAGTTTCAGGAATTTATTAATAAATTTGAAGACCTGCGAGAAGAAATTCAGCTGCCTCTTATCGATATGATCGGTATCAATCATAAATTAGAGTATATAGATTTCTTAAAAGTGCACATGAAAAGTTCATCAGAAGAACTGCGAATTCGTTCGTTGAAATCACTAAACGCTTTATCTTTTCCATTAAAAATAGAGGAGCTCACGAAACATCTTCAGTCCGATATTTGGCAAGAAAGAATGATGGCTACAAAACTAGTAGGCAAAACGAGAGATGAAAAGGGACTGTCACTTCTTGAGCAGTCGCTAAAAGATTCTCACTTTCTTGTGCGTTCGAATGCTGCTCAGTCAATGATGAAAATCCCAACAGGTACAGAATACTTAGTTCATGTATACGAAACGACTGATGACAAGTTTTCAAAAGATATGGCAGCAGAGTGGCTTGAAAAAGGAGGAATTACGGTTGTGGAATAG
- a CDS encoding glycosyltransferase family 2 protein, producing the protein MWNSVWHLLLSICGWAVFAYMIFVLCFYFMMFIISAFQLRKQYQLNDEEPYEDLLAVSYTTPLSILVPAYNESVGIIGSVRSLLGIEYPEYEVIVVNDGSSDDTLEKLIEEFSLVKMNRVVRKQVETKEVKAVYRSKLYDYLYVVDKQNGGKSDALNAGINLSNYPYFCSIDGDSVLERDAFLKVMKPIIDSDGEVIASGGSIRIANGCKIENGAVVSIGLDTQPLVVMQIIEYLRAFLMGRIGLSRHNLLLIVSGAFGVFSKRWVIEAGGYSHTVGEDMELVVRLHRLIKQKKTNNQIVYIPDPVCWTEAPDEIKYLRRQRNRWHRGLFDSLWKHKEMLFNPKYGSIGMISMPYFVFIELIGPVMEMLGYLFIVISLVVGGIYVEFAYLLFLLMVVYGSLYSMAAVLLEEWSLRKYPKVSDIAKLFVFSLTESFWYRPLTVIWRCHGLLDVIRNKKGWGDMQRKGVSQ; encoded by the coding sequence TTGTGGAATAGTGTTTGGCATCTTTTATTGTCCATTTGCGGGTGGGCTGTATTTGCTTATATGATTTTTGTGCTTTGTTTTTATTTTATGATGTTTATCATCTCTGCTTTTCAACTGCGAAAGCAATATCAATTAAATGATGAAGAGCCTTATGAAGATTTGCTTGCGGTTAGCTATACAACGCCGTTATCTATATTAGTTCCCGCTTATAACGAATCTGTCGGGATTATTGGAAGCGTGCGTTCACTGCTTGGAATTGAATATCCGGAATATGAAGTAATTGTAGTAAATGACGGATCTTCAGATGATACGTTAGAAAAGCTCATCGAAGAGTTTTCTCTTGTGAAAATGAATCGAGTTGTGAGAAAGCAAGTGGAAACGAAAGAAGTAAAAGCTGTATATCGTTCTAAATTATACGATTATTTATATGTAGTCGATAAACAAAATGGGGGAAAGTCAGATGCATTAAATGCAGGAATTAATTTATCCAACTATCCTTATTTTTGTTCGATCGATGGCGATTCAGTGTTAGAAAGAGACGCTTTTTTAAAAGTTATGAAGCCAATTATTGATTCAGACGGAGAAGTAATTGCTTCAGGAGGGAGTATTCGAATTGCAAACGGATGTAAAATCGAAAACGGTGCGGTCGTATCTATTGGACTTGATACGCAGCCGCTTGTTGTGATGCAGATTATTGAATATTTACGTGCCTTTCTTATGGGGCGCATTGGTCTCAGTCGCCATAATTTATTACTTATTGTGTCAGGAGCATTTGGCGTATTTTCTAAACGCTGGGTGATTGAAGCTGGGGGGTATTCTCATACAGTCGGCGAAGACATGGAGCTTGTTGTCCGCCTGCACCGACTGATTAAACAGAAAAAAACCAACAATCAAATTGTTTATATTCCAGATCCCGTATGCTGGACAGAGGCACCCGATGAAATCAAATATTTGCGAAGACAGCGGAACCGCTGGCACCGCGGTTTATTTGATAGTCTTTGGAAGCATAAAGAGATGCTGTTTAATCCGAAATACGGAAGTATCGGAATGATTTCTATGCCTTATTTTGTGTTTATTGAACTAATCGGGCCGGTCATGGAAATGTTAGGGTATTTGTTTATTGTCATTTCTCTAGTTGTAGGCGGGATTTATGTAGAGTTTGCTTATTTGCTTTTTCTCTTAATGGTTGTATATGGTTCTCTTTATTCGATGGCGGCCGTTTTGCTAGAAGAGTGGAGCCTTCGCAAATATCCAAAAGTATCTGATATCGCTAAGCTGTTTGTCTTTTCCCTGACCGAATCCTTTTGGTATCGCCCTCTAACTGTTATATGGCGCTGTCATGGATTGTTGGATGTTATTCGCAATAAAAAAGGCTGGGGAGACATGCAGCGAAAAGGAGTTTCACAATGA
- a CDS encoding response regulator transcription factor, with translation MAKILLAEDEEVLRMLVVDTLEDEGHDVTEAENGEEALEFIKERDFDLIILDYMMPAFTGLEVIQQLKEMKDKRHTKVLMLSAKSQAADQSRVLEAGAAYFMSKPFSPLLLAERVEEILDEQ, from the coding sequence ATGGCCAAAATTTTATTAGCGGAAGATGAAGAAGTGCTTCGTATGTTAGTGGTAGATACGCTTGAAGATGAAGGACATGATGTGACGGAAGCAGAAAATGGCGAAGAAGCTTTGGAATTTATTAAAGAACGTGATTTTGACTTAATTATTTTGGATTATATGATGCCCGCGTTCACCGGGCTTGAAGTCATTCAGCAGCTGAAAGAAATGAAAGATAAGCGCCATACAAAAGTATTGATGCTTTCAGCTAAGAGTCAAGCTGCTGATCAAAGCCGAGTGTTAGAAGCAGGGGCTGCGTATTTTATGTCTAAGCCGTTTAGTCCCCTATTACTAGCCGAACGTGTCGAGGAAATTTTAGATGAACAATAA
- a CDS encoding ATP-binding protein: MNNKLKRKSISTQFILLASILLLAFAAGSTVLVVRQKEITADYAQYRAQVREKAQLLSTIDKSMNKAFLQARGFIAFDSEDMYNEAASQQKIIEENLDRLSGLATDRRERTFVNEAMVMLNTYFNQTLPYFKDIYDKKGIEGVRSSPERKAASKSIEQMQKELDDYQNQLTKDLNTQYDDTSSEMQKSQTLFILFLAFTVVILLLLTRVLLNKFVKPLSQLAYTASEIAAGKEMPMTFDEHRRDEIGMLSQAFYKMVSTLQNNEQELTAQNEELIAQQDELHSQQDELQHALELTKEREGELELRNLFVHGLTNSLHKQEVLTSAVTNMSRVMKADHGFIMLTDEKTHASFGLSSSSVQQMVANLHNNYVDHVQKTKKCLVVKRECIEHERLYHQQTFYLYDVIVPVLSSQGDMLAYMFYSRYADEYTEHELQTFEILAKQITIALEKIYIYEESEHDRLLSQDILNSIQEGMQLVDTSGTILQVNTKISELFQYEHQSGLLQLSRDQWLDALSQKIENIQQLRQYVETICKGEQVEKSFVYYLHTEGKRKVIKVYSEYVYRNRQMFGVLFVHRDITKEFEVDQMKSEFVSTVSHELRTPLASVLGFTELMLNKTLKEERQKKYLTTIYQEAQRLTSLINDFLDVQRMEAGKQTYDKKYQDILPLIKQVIEVQKIQTSKHEFDMISDQEHFTVMGDKDKLLQLFNNVISNAVKYSPDGGNVTVKVYQKEHAVYIDIQDEGIGIPSEALGQLFTKFYRVDNSDMRKIGGTGLGLAIVKEIVKAHGGDITVQSEWKKGTTFTVVLPLLYEVQYDEEMMISTNDNRKSVVIVEDDKSLATLLQVELKESGFHVRYFNNGEDALNSIHQQKPEVVVLDIMLGENKLDGWDVLRHLKENTETEKIPILISSALDERSKGLELGVCEFLIKPYQPSKLSKTILQLLLKKQEHEGEIMIPSDNEE, translated from the coding sequence ATGAACAATAAACTAAAACGAAAAAGTATCTCAACCCAGTTCATCCTCTTAGCAAGTATCCTTTTACTTGCTTTTGCAGCGGGTTCAACTGTACTTGTCGTACGACAAAAAGAAATTACAGCTGATTATGCCCAGTACAGGGCACAAGTACGGGAAAAGGCACAGCTGCTATCTACAATTGATAAATCAATGAACAAGGCTTTTTTGCAGGCTCGTGGTTTTATTGCGTTTGATTCAGAGGATATGTATAACGAGGCTGCAAGTCAGCAAAAAATTATCGAAGAAAATCTCGATCGACTTTCAGGTCTAGCCACAGATAGACGTGAGCGTACGTTTGTAAATGAAGCGATGGTGATGTTAAACACGTATTTTAATCAAACGCTTCCTTATTTTAAAGATATTTACGACAAAAAAGGTATTGAAGGAGTCCGCTCTAGTCCTGAGCGGAAGGCTGCTTCTAAATCAATAGAACAAATGCAAAAAGAACTTGATGACTATCAAAACCAGCTAACTAAAGACTTAAATACACAGTACGATGATACGTCGAGTGAAATGCAGAAAAGTCAAACGCTCTTTATTTTATTTTTAGCGTTTACAGTGGTCATTTTATTGTTGCTTACACGGGTACTGCTAAATAAGTTTGTAAAGCCACTAAGTCAGCTAGCATATACGGCAAGCGAAATTGCTGCTGGAAAAGAAATGCCTATGACATTTGATGAACATAGAAGAGATGAAATCGGTATGCTATCTCAAGCCTTTTACAAAATGGTATCGACTTTGCAAAATAATGAACAGGAGTTAACGGCTCAAAATGAGGAGCTGATTGCACAGCAAGATGAGTTGCACAGTCAGCAAGATGAACTTCAGCACGCATTAGAATTGACAAAGGAACGAGAAGGAGAGTTAGAATTGCGCAATTTATTTGTGCATGGACTAACAAATTCTCTTCACAAGCAAGAAGTTCTCACGAGTGCTGTCACAAACATGAGCCGAGTGATGAAAGCTGATCACGGTTTTATTATGCTAACCGATGAAAAGACACATGCTTCATTTGGTCTATCTTCATCAAGTGTTCAACAGATGGTGGCAAATCTTCATAATAATTATGTTGATCATGTGCAAAAGACGAAAAAATGTTTGGTAGTAAAAAGAGAGTGTATAGAACATGAGCGCCTATATCATCAGCAAACGTTTTATTTGTATGATGTTATCGTACCGGTGCTGTCTTCACAGGGAGATATGCTAGCCTATATGTTTTACAGCCGCTACGCGGATGAATACACAGAACATGAATTACAGACATTTGAAATACTGGCCAAACAAATCACGATTGCTCTTGAAAAAATTTATATTTACGAAGAGTCTGAGCATGACCGATTGCTATCTCAAGATATTTTAAACTCGATTCAAGAAGGAATGCAGCTTGTAGATACAAGCGGTACGATTCTACAAGTGAATACGAAGATTAGCGAATTGTTTCAATATGAGCATCAAAGCGGGCTTCTTCAGCTCTCTCGCGATCAATGGCTAGATGCTCTCTCTCAAAAAATCGAAAATATACAGCAGCTGAGACAATACGTTGAAACCATTTGTAAGGGAGAGCAAGTAGAAAAGTCTTTTGTTTATTACCTGCACACGGAAGGTAAGCGAAAAGTTATAAAAGTTTATAGCGAATACGTGTATCGAAACCGTCAGATGTTTGGCGTATTGTTCGTTCATCGTGATATTACGAAAGAATTTGAAGTTGATCAGATGAAGTCGGAATTTGTAAGCACTGTGAGTCACGAGCTGCGCACACCTTTAGCAAGTGTATTAGGGTTCACTGAGCTTATGCTAAACAAAACATTAAAAGAAGAAAGACAGAAGAAGTATTTAACTACTATTTATCAGGAAGCACAGCGGTTAACGTCTTTAATCAACGATTTTCTGGACGTCCAAAGAATGGAAGCGGGGAAACAAACCTACGATAAAAAGTATCAAGACATTCTGCCGCTTATTAAGCAGGTGATTGAGGTCCAGAAAATACAAACAAGTAAGCATGAATTTGATATGATTTCCGATCAAGAGCATTTTACAGTAATGGGAGATAAAGATAAGCTGCTGCAATTGTTTAATAATGTAATTAGCAATGCAGTGAAATATTCGCCCGATGGAGGGAACGTTACAGTTAAAGTGTATCAAAAGGAACACGCTGTTTATATTGATATTCAAGATGAAGGAATTGGTATACCAAGTGAAGCGCTAGGTCAATTGTTTACCAAATTCTACAGAGTAGATAACTCCGATATGCGCAAAATTGGTGGAACTGGTCTAGGATTAGCAATTGTAAAAGAAATTGTAAAAGCTCATGGTGGAGACATTACTGTACAATCGGAATGGAAAAAAGGAACAACATTCACGGTTGTGCTCCCGCTTCTATATGAAGTTCAGTACGATGAAGAAATGATGATAAGTACGAATGATAACCGTAAAAGCGTAGTGATTGTAGAAGATGATAAAAGTTTAGCGACGCTTTTACAGGTAGAATTAAAAGAAAGCGGTTTTCACGTTCGGTATTTTAACAACGGAGAAGACGCATTAAACTCTATTCATCAGCAAAAGCCTGAAGTGGTTGTTCTAGATATCATGCTAGGAGAAAATAAGTTAGACGGCTGGGATGTTTTAAGACATCTCAAAGAAAATACAGAGACAGAAAAAATTCCTATCTTAATCTCATCTGCTTTAGACGAAAGAAGCAAAGGATTAGAGCTTGGAGTGTGTGAGTTTCTGATTAAACCCTATCAGCCTAGTAAATTATCCAAAACGATTCTTCAGCTGCTTTTGAAAAAACAAGAGCATGAAGGAGAAATTATGATTCCATCAGATAATGAAGAGTAG
- a CDS encoding DUF1992 domain-containing protein, whose translation MDIAYIIAEERIRQAIKDGDFDKLPGEGKPLKLEDLSHIPEELRQAYRMLKNANMITDEQELKRDMATIEELISICTNANEEQRLTEMLTEKRLRFEQLVDKKKMTSSAAYRTYQNKIYSKFFY comes from the coding sequence TTGGATATTGCGTATATAATTGCTGAAGAAAGAATTAGACAAGCAATAAAAGACGGTGACTTTGATAAGCTGCCTGGGGAAGGAAAACCATTAAAGTTAGAAGATTTATCACATATACCTGAAGAACTGCGCCAAGCTTATAGGATGTTAAAAAATGCAAACATGATAACTGATGAACAAGAGCTAAAACGAGATATGGCTACAATAGAAGAATTGATTTCTATATGCACGAATGCTAATGAAGAACAAAGGCTAACAGAGATGCTTACGGAAAAGCGTTTGCGCTTTGAGCAGCTCGTTGACAAGAAAAAGATGACAAGTTCTGCAGCTTACAGGACGTATCAGAATAAAATTTACTCCAAATTTTTTTATTAA
- a CDS encoding alpha/beta fold hydrolase, which produces MRLLILLISIILFISLCFYIFAPQIKRGAQSKNVPVLFMHGYLGSQKSLGKMIKRFEQNGWGTKVAYCVVQKDGAIQWKHIMKAKEGKLPLIHIVFKKPDASIAQQQKWIEAIMQDVRDTYKASSVDLVGHSMGGVTAAAVSLSNPQYIQKLVTLGSPIQGLDYQELMEMYPHARNHIESMGARDLAFHSIALNKLYESRQDFSKEIDVFSGAGDVGDKTDGVVTVESAYGLQEFTEHIHLQTFHEAHSDLHESSEVDKAVYQFLKRD; this is translated from the coding sequence TTGCGGCTGTTAATTTTATTGATTAGTATCATATTATTTATTTCGCTTTGTTTTTATATTTTTGCCCCACAAATAAAACGAGGTGCCCAATCGAAAAATGTGCCAGTTTTATTTATGCATGGCTATTTAGGCAGTCAAAAAAGCTTAGGGAAAATGATTAAACGATTTGAACAAAACGGATGGGGAACTAAAGTAGCTTACTGCGTTGTTCAAAAAGATGGAGCTATTCAGTGGAAGCATATTATGAAAGCAAAAGAGGGAAAACTTCCGCTTATTCATATCGTCTTTAAAAAGCCAGATGCCAGTATTGCACAGCAGCAAAAATGGATTGAAGCTATTATGCAAGATGTACGTGATACATATAAAGCATCTTCTGTTGATTTAGTTGGACATAGTATGGGAGGAGTAACAGCAGCAGCTGTTAGTTTGTCTAACCCTCAATATATTCAAAAGTTAGTTACGTTAGGATCGCCAATTCAAGGATTAGATTATCAGGAGTTAATGGAGATGTATCCTCATGCACGCAATCATATTGAATCTATGGGTGCTCGTGATTTAGCTTTTCACTCTATAGCGTTAAACAAGCTATACGAAAGTCGTCAAGATTTCTCAAAAGAAATCGACGTTTTTTCAGGAGCAGGAGACGTGGGTGATAAGACAGATGGAGTGGTAACAGTAGAAAGTGCGTACGGACTGCAAGAGTTTACCGAACACATTCACCTCCAAACGTTTCATGAAGCACATTCGGATTTACATGAAAGCTCAGAGGTTGATAAAGCTGTCTATCAATTTCTAAAACGGGATTAA
- a CDS encoding histidine phosphatase family protein, with amino-acid sequence MLYLIRHGQTDWNKNKLIQGHADIPLNEAGKQQAKRVAERFRDIHIDVIYTSDLLRAQETAREIAAAAKVEKVEVCEQLRERSFGELESKNVEVLHELVPNYATNWGEEPLYNIETLEAAQERMVRRLTEIMKKSIGKKVAVVSHGAAINTFIHHVTSGEQGTGTTSLQNTSITTFAYENGKWRLETINDAKHLE; translated from the coding sequence ATGCTTTACTTAATTAGACACGGCCAAACAGATTGGAATAAAAACAAACTTATTCAAGGGCATGCTGATATTCCGCTCAACGAAGCGGGAAAGCAACAAGCTAAACGCGTAGCGGAACGTTTTCGAGATATCCATATTGATGTAATCTATACAAGCGATTTGCTTCGTGCGCAGGAGACGGCTAGGGAAATTGCAGCAGCTGCTAAAGTAGAGAAAGTCGAGGTTTGTGAGCAGCTGCGTGAGCGCTCTTTTGGAGAACTAGAATCAAAGAACGTAGAAGTTCTGCATGAGCTTGTGCCAAACTATGCGACAAATTGGGGAGAAGAACCTTTATATAATATCGAAACACTCGAAGCCGCTCAAGAACGGATGGTTCGGCGGTTAACGGAAATTATGAAGAAGTCTATCGGAAAGAAAGTAGCAGTTGTTAGTCATGGAGCGGCAATTAATACATTCATCCATCATGTAACAAGTGGAGAACAAGGAACTGGGACGACAAGTTTGCAAAATACATCCATTACAACGTTTGCTTATGAAAACGGAAAGTGGCGTCTTGAAACAATCAATGATGCCAAACATCTTGAATAA
- a CDS encoding aspartate aminotransferase family protein: protein MSKDWSHLFERMPELLAPTMAKDHPNLPVVKEEGCYYYGLDGKEYLDFTSGIATTNVGHRHPKVVKAIKDGADQLLHGPSGVIMYESILKLADELGKVTPGNLDCFFFGNSGTEAIEGALKLARHVTKRPYVISFLGCFHGRSMGALSVTTSKSKYRQFQQPSGLTYQIPYANPKECPPELDSDIYFTEKLEKDFETLFKHQVTPEEVAAVILEPVLGEGGYIIPPKSWMKKLREICDRHGILLIFDEVQTGFGRTGEWFAGQTFDVVPDIMAIAKGIASGIPLSATVASQELMKQWPLGTHSTTFGGNPIGCSAALATLEVMKEEQLLDNTKKMGAYALEKLHLLKEKHSVIGDIRGLGLMIGIEIIDPYTGEGDGDALFEILDLALEKGVLFYFCGNASEVIRMVPPLTVTKEQIDDGIRMLDEAITSFEKKSFVKA from the coding sequence ATGTCAAAAGATTGGAGTCACTTATTTGAAAGAATGCCTGAATTGCTAGCACCGACGATGGCTAAAGACCATCCGAATTTGCCCGTTGTGAAAGAAGAAGGATGCTATTATTATGGATTGGATGGTAAAGAATATCTCGATTTTACTTCCGGAATCGCTACGACAAATGTAGGACACAGACATCCGAAAGTAGTAAAAGCAATTAAAGACGGAGCAGATCAATTATTGCATGGTCCTTCTGGTGTTATTATGTACGAATCGATATTAAAGTTAGCTGATGAGTTAGGGAAAGTAACACCGGGTAATTTAGACTGTTTTTTCTTTGGGAACAGTGGCACGGAAGCAATTGAAGGAGCATTGAAGTTAGCGAGACATGTGACTAAGCGTCCGTACGTTATTTCTTTCTTAGGTTGTTTTCATGGCCGTTCCATGGGAGCTTTAAGTGTTACAACATCCAAAAGCAAATATAGACAGTTTCAGCAGCCTTCGGGACTGACGTATCAAATTCCATATGCAAATCCAAAAGAGTGTCCGCCAGAGCTAGATAGCGATATATACTTTACTGAAAAGCTTGAAAAAGATTTTGAAACACTCTTTAAGCACCAAGTGACGCCCGAAGAAGTGGCTGCGGTTATTTTGGAACCAGTATTAGGAGAAGGCGGTTATATTATCCCGCCTAAAAGTTGGATGAAGAAGTTAAGAGAAATTTGTGATCGACACGGAATATTACTTATTTTTGATGAAGTGCAAACGGGTTTTGGACGCACCGGCGAATGGTTTGCTGGACAAACGTTCGATGTCGTACCAGATATTATGGCTATAGCAAAAGGAATTGCTTCTGGAATTCCACTTAGTGCAACGGTAGCTTCTCAAGAATTAATGAAGCAGTGGCCGCTTGGCACACATAGTACAACATTTGGAGGGAATCCTATTGGATGTTCAGCTGCGCTTGCGACCCTTGAAGTGATGAAAGAAGAACAGCTGCTGGATAATACGAAAAAAATGGGTGCTTATGCGTTAGAAAAGCTACATCTTTTAAAGGAAAAACATTCAGTGATTGGTGATATCCGTGGTTTAGGACTTATGATTGGAATTGAAATTATAGATCCGTATACGGGAGAAGGAGATGGAGACGCCCTATTCGAGATTTTAGATTTAGCTTTAGAAAAAGGCGTGTTATTTTATTTTTGTGGAAATGCAAGTGAAGTTATTCGTATGGTACCTCCGCTTACTGTAACAAAAGAACAGATAGATGATGGCATTCGTATGCTAGATGAGGCTATTACTTCTTTTGAAAAAAAGTCATTTGTAAAGGCATGA